Part of the Benincasa hispida cultivar B227 chromosome 12, ASM972705v1, whole genome shotgun sequence genome is shown below.
tatcattgtctatctgagataatattctatctctgtctatctcaattcaaagttatcaataatagatccactcaactaaacaaatatagaaatataaaGTACCGACGATATAGGAACTATAGAAACAAATATTGGTATTTacctatcattgtctatcttaATTCAAATGTACCAATAACAGATGTATTGATGTTAAAGTTTTTTATAAAATTCTTAAGATAGatagttgacatacaagtaaattattaaataagcattattaaaataaaaatagaaattagtGTTTACTATATAGAAACATATATAGAGTGCAAaccatataaaaactatagaaatAGGTATTAGTATTTACTATATAGAAATGATAGATGGTTATCATGTACTCTTTTATGAAGAAGAAGTCGTGGGAAGAGGATGGGTATCGAGCGTGAGCAAGGATATCGAGCCGATTGATGGGTAATCCGATTAATCGTAATTAATCGGCTGATTATCCGTGTGGGCTAGGGATACTTTTGGTATTTCACTACCGTGGGTTGAACTTTTCTTCAATCATTTTGGATTGAGTTCAAATTTTgctattcatataaatattttgagttttttcttaCATTTGAAAAGACCCCTTCTTTCACAAAATATTAGCAACAATGTAGGATACTTCGAAAATTATTTGCAAAACTAGGGTGAACTTTTTGTCCTTACTAGATTAGACTCAACAAACAAAAAGACAATCTACATAGCATccattttctttaattcttctttcattttttaactCATTTTATAAAAGAGTTCATAtggcatatttttttaaatcatccTCTCATTCTCTTTAATTCATCTTCTCAAAGTTAATATGCTatcattatttttactaaaagctaagacatgacattttataaaaatattagaaaaagaCTAGGAACTAAGAAATCTATTTGCTTCTTTATTGCATGTGAACAAAAGATggtattagaaatttaaaatgaaaaagtgtAAGGatctaaataatattttaattgaaagTATACATTAGACAATGATCCAAAATTCTTAACTCAATAAAATGTACCAGATTTTCTATTGTGAaaataatttcttattttatgtctttaaaataaaaagtgagAAATAATTtgtctttttagaaaaaataattaattaggaTTTAAGAATAGTATAGTCTTAAGGCGGTTTttaacataaaactaaatattttctataaaaataattaaagttaGTTACATAAACTTTATGGAGGAGTTTTACAAACAAAATATTCTTATTCATAATTAGAATAGTTAAATTAGTTACACAAAGATTTAACAACAGTATATTCTTATTAATTAAAGTTAGTTACACAAAGATTTTATGGCGGGTTTTTACAAACCTTGACTAGTTGTACTTGGTTTTTCAATACTAGTCtgaaaaaatgtgaaaataattcaaggtaatattttgaaatgatAGGTTTTTAAGGTTTTATTGAAGTACACAATTGTATTACTTAATTAAGATTTAATTTAGGTACGTTTATCAATTcgtaataaaaattgatgtaatCATAATAGAATTCCAAATGTAGTTATATTGCTTTTGATTACATTTACTTATAAATATGGATTTTGTCACACATACTATTTTCGTTACCATTACTTTTACCTCTAAGGATCAAACAATAATGGTAACAGTAACAATAAAAGTgtcaaaattcattatttttcctttGGGATAGTAAGAACAATGGTAATTATAACAATAACATTAACGATATGACGTAAATTCCATATACAATTGAATTGAGTACCCTTCACTCAccaatcaatttttgttttctattacAACTTTGGAAGTGGACCCATGTCAGTATGGGTACATAACACAAGTAAACAATAACAAAGGTAATCAAATGGAACTTACTTTTCACATTATCATTGATTTATTACGTTTTACTGAGGGTTAAACGTGGCCTTAATGTAAATGTTAAATGGTCagaaaaagtaaaagaatacaACCAAATGTTGATTCACCCTATTCATTAATTGACCGAGTAGTTGTAATTCAAATTCTTTTGTAAAGACGCGGTTTAAGTTTTGTTGcagttttttcaaaaaaaaataaataaataaataaatgcaacacaataaagacaaaaaattcactctatttttataaaaaaatttcgaagtactcttttttttaaatatagaaaaataaatcaaaatatttacaagatagaacaaaattttagaactatcaatgatagacactgatacacttctatcagtgtctatcaatatcattaatagttctaaaattttactatattttataaatattttcaacaatgttACCATTTAAAATATCCTTTTTAATTTTGCCAAAGAAGTCTAATTTAGTATATAATCCACAACCAACCAATAACACACCATCAAAAGACAAATCAAACTACTCCAAATAAGGGGGAAAAAAGAATAAACTTGCGATTCTAGGTCCCCTTTGCAAAGGAATGAGCTAGATAATTACAATCCTGCCTCACATGGGAACAGAAAACCCTCTCTATTACGTTCGTCAAGGATTTAACCTCTTCTATGAAGTAAGAGACCTCGGTGTGATCGATATCATAgtttaatgataaattttttGAAACATTAAGAACAAATTACCTACAAATGTAGATCATTTGTAACTTctacttatttttatttgtaaatgtTACCATCAAGTTTACAATAACTAGTGTGTATATTAACAATGAATACTGCTAGAGACATATAACGAATTTCAAAAACCATGAATTTAAATGGCTAAAGTTTAATCATGGTAAAAGTCCAAAGCTAATTGACATATAATATGTTAATGAAATATACACCATCcattacatagtaaaaataaattcataaaacatgaaaaaaaaaaaaaaataagccaTTTGGGTTAAAAAATACTCTTGATTcctgaattttcataaaagtaaccatttaatctctaaactttggtttataatgatttagtccctatatattcaattttgtaacaatttagtcccttaactctactatgtaacaattttgtccttatacttttaaattataacaaCTCAATCCctaacattaataaaaaatcatcaaaattagatgtcagtttttaatactttatgatgtaaactttgtattttgtaaaaaaaaatattaagtctctaattagtttaacgttttatttatgcatgaaatctcattaaaccttaatattaatttctacacaatggactaaatcgttacaaattttaaaatttatgtttgaacGGCTACTCAGCGAAAAGTGACAGGAACGGAAGCTCAAAATTTAACAGCAGTGAACAAAACCTGTGAAAGGCTGAGTCGCGGATCACACTCTCTTTAAGACGCTTCGCGGCTCTACCTTTGTGCAAATAGTTCAGAAAGAATGTCATGTCGTCTCCAAGTTAAAACAACCCAGATCAGATCTGTCTCAAAAAGAATGTCATGCTCACACCCTTCTAGACCATAATCGAAAGACATAAAAAAAGGAACATGTGAATGAGAAAGAAGATAGAACGAGGAAAGAGAGGAAAAACAGATGATCtgttaataaaagaaattattatcCACCTCATCCGATCAAACGACAGCGATGCATGTATGGAAAGACCATCAAACCTTCATTTGCCTACCTCCTCATAccttttaaaacttaaatacCTCTTCACACCCAAACCCCACGAGAAGAGGTAAAGGTAAACAAGGAGCATCTTCTTGTTGTACCAACAAATGTGGGATTCTCTActtttcttttcattcaaaaataagaaatttttaCTCAATGACtagtaaaatttaaagactaaattgttacaaaattaaaagtaaatggactaaattatttactaaggaaaagtttaagaattaaatggttagttatataaaagttgaGAGATTAAAATGGATTTTTAAGCCACATTTCTGTAAATAGTAACCTCGAAAATTCCATCACATCGATTGCATAAAATTTCTTGTAATCGGAGCACTTGTGATTCCCCCAAAACTAAGAGATTATCAAACGGTTATTCGTTTTGTCAGATTGCATAAAATCAAACTCCTAATCcaacttctttaaaaaaaaaatgcatttaccATTTCATCTTTGTTTCTAAAAATCCTCTCTCTTAGTCTTAATCCATTCATACAATGCAGAGGAGATTCCGGCGAGTTCTCACCACTGTCAAAGAAAATTGTTCCGTCGGCTACGCCAAAATCGTCACAGCCAGTGGATATTCCGACGTCGATCTCATAGTCATCAAAGCCACCGCTTCAAATGACTCACCGTTGCCGGAAAAGTACGTTCAAGAGCTTCTCACAATCTTCGCCTTCTCTCCCCCGTCGTATCGATCCTTTACCCTCAGCTTTTCCCGTCGATTTCGAAAAACTCGCTGCTGGCGAGTTGGACTCAAATGTCTGCTTCTCCTCCACAGATTGCTCCAATCAGTCCTCGACAACACTGAATTCCGATTACACCTTCTTCGCAGCCGAGCTAATGGCTCGATTTCTTTCCATCAGCACCAAATCCGTGAGGATGAAGATTATTCCTCTTTCATCAGATCCTACGCTCGGTTGCTCGATGAATCTCTGAATTCCGATTTATTCTATTACACAAAAACACCAGATGATTCATCTGGAAACGAAGCGAACGGAACAATTTCGAGTAGAATCAACGAAATTAACAGAGTAATTGAAATATCGAAACCGATGCAGAACCTAATCGACAAAGTAATCGATTGCAAACCGGTTGGGAGAGCAGCACAAAGCTTCACAGTTCGATTAGCGATGAAGCACATAGTCCGCGAGAGCTTCAATTGTTATCAATCCCTCAGTCGGGAGATCGATTCAACCGAAGACAGTCTTCTTCAACTACCGTACCGGAGTTGCATAGCGGCGATGGAAATATACAAGAAGGCCGGCATTCAAGCAGACCGACTCTCGGAGCTTTACGATTGGTGCAAGTTGATGGAAGTGTGCAGCATTCATGAATTCCCTGACATCAATCGTATACCGGAAGCGCGGATCGAAGCCCTAGAAGCATCCGTGGGGAGGATGTGGCAGGTGACGGAATCTTCGTCTTCGTGTACCAGCTCGAGCGCATCAAAGTCGTCGACGACGGGTTCTCCGGCAACGGGGAGTGAGAATGGAGTGAAGGAGAGGACAAGGGGGAAGCCATTGATGGAGTTAGAAGAAAGGAGTTGGGAAGATTTGCTTGAGGCTTCTGCTTCGTTTACGTTGGAATGGGATTCCTTTTGGGAATGCAATCGAGAGGCAGAAAGAATGGAATTCTTCGACCCTCCTCTTAATCCCTTCCACCATCATTCTTTCTTTCCAACAAATACAACAAAATAATTAGGGAAATATATACCTCAACTCATAATTCCGTGCATGAAACTTATTATCATATCACTTTAATTTCTAAACACTTATGAATCCATTTATATTCTTAATCATAGTTTTCTTTGAGAATCGACCATATATTTATTCTAATcccatttatatttaaataagtcACGTATTTAAGAATTAATGCATTAATAATTTTTAGAGATAACAGTAAtgattgatattaaaaaaaactactaTGTGAAAAATTCTCAATATATGTGATAATGACattaataatttatgaaattaaacaaattaataggAATCAAAGTTAACTTTTTGAAATCATACCAACTAAATTCAAACCAAATCAAGGACTAAAATGGAACTTTTAGAGTTATATGGAAAAATGCAAATTAATAGTTTTGCACAAATCACAAGaactaaatatataatttaatctaatcATTTGATTCTTATcatattttgttttcttgagTATAAATTGTATAATACGTAGGAATGAAGAGACTAAAAGTTAAAACTCCTACCACTTTTCAAACAAAATCCTTTATagaattttcataatttttttagttcaaataGGGATATGAAATTTAAACCACAAATCTCGTTGTCACAACATAACTAGATGCTAATTGAACTATGttcaatatattttcataattaacaaacaaccaaaaaaaaaaaaaatctgatttCGGTATTGAATATATCTCATTATTATAATACCATGCATAACTTTTGACATTCGATGTACTTAAAATCTACCTtgcttaaaaaataaacaattaccGTTTAATGATAATTTGAGTGTAAAAATATCTCAACTATTAAAGTAACTGCATAAAATCGAAAGTTTGAATGCAATTATAAGAATACCTTTAAGTAAAGGACTTTAGAAACGTTCCTTATATAAGAAAATCAGATGGTTTCAGAAAGAAGCCTCGTAATCAATGTTTCAGAAATGGAAAAGCAGACCATAAGCAATGAACAGAGTGATAGAAATTGAATTAGTTGAGATCCTTTCCTCAAAAGAAAACCGTTAATGAAACTCATGAGGGTGATTAAATAGCACCCTGATCTAAATTGGGGTGAAAAATTTTCTAGAAAACAGGGCAGGGGGAACTATCATGGAACGGACGGGGAAAAATCCCTACGTTCACACTAATCTTGAATAACTCATACTACTCATGGCAAACAGAACAAATATACTCGGCGGGGGCCTAAAATATGATACACAACTTTATCCTaatctaaattttaaacaagttaTAATACTTCTCAATGGCAGAACACCCCAATGTCCTGTCCTGTCCGATTATGAATTGGTCGTCATTACGGGAGCATGCCATCTATTACCTCTCGGCAGGCTCACCGACTTTCCATAAATTACAACACCGTCTCCCTCTCCATTTATAAATTGGTCAATACATGATGATTGGACGCCTGGTCTCTGGGGCAGCTTATATACCATGTTTGCAGTGCTCTCCCCAACAAGGAATGATCAAGTGTAACAAGAGCTGATCAAGCAGCTTATTTCCGATGTCTCCGCTTCTGATCTGCTCTCATTCTCTTCTCATCATCCCATTCTCGATCATGCATTCTAAATTCTGGTTAAGGAGTAAATAAAAATTAACGAAATAGATGAAACTCAGACCACTAATAATAATGCACAAAGCGAGTTGTGATATAAAGGATACAGATCAGCTTCACGTCTTGTCATCTTGTTGACCACTTCTTTGCCGTGAATTCTCAAGCCTGGGTCATCCAGGTAACCAGCACGCTGCATCATAACTCCCTTCCGGTCTCCTCTTTCTCGTCCATCATAAGACTGAGACACACCACCACCCATGGGGGGTTGTGGTGGGCCAACAGGAGAATATTCACCAGCCTCAACTAATGACAGATGCTCCCTTTTAAGTTTTCGCCTCTTAGAGGCGGCAGACGCGTCCATGTCCTCCTTCAAAAGGTTTGCCTTTTCCCTCTCCCTCTCCCTGTCATCCACCTACATGAACGAGAATAAAACTTACAAAAATCATGACTACTAATTCCAGGTTGGCACACCTAGATACATTTGTTAGCCCAATTTAAACAAAAGAACCCAAGACCATCTCTAGAGGAAACTAAAGCATCTGTAATTCAGAtctaaaaagaatgtttactgGGCTACATCTTTTCGGCTTTGTCACACGTAAAACTTGAGAGTTAAGACTTAAGAGTAATAAAACATAACTTTCCATTGACATATAGCCTGATTTCCTTACCATGATGGGAGTATGTTACGTATTacgataagaagaagaaaggcaTAAACCATCTTGGCCCAACCCAAGAAACTGCAATCCCTTTTCAAGAAACCACAACCCAAGAAATTGTATGCCCTTTTCTAAAATCGGTTCCTGTTACAAGTCTAGATAGATAAATGGAAACATTCCATAGTACTAATTAGGGTTTAGTGTTTGTCTATCAATTTTCTGAAGGCAGAGCACTAAACTAATCACCTTTACGGGGGTGTCAACAAAATACAAGATTAAGTAATATGATGTTAAGTACAAAAGGTTATATGACAAACCAAATAAATTGCAATGAACTTGAACAAGCATTACCTTCAATGACATCCCCAcgtctctctcttctctctttctttctcgaAATTCCTCTTCCCTTCTGCGTTTTGCATCATCCTGTGAAATTAAATTTTCCTCTGATCGTCTTCGTTCCTTCTCTTCATGCCTAGGAGAAAGCCTTTGAGCATGTCTAGTAGTTCCAAACCTCCTATCTggatcttcttctcttctcccACTATTAACAGATTGAGGGACCATGTGTGGAGGCAAGGGTGGCGGAGGTGGCAAGCTCTGTCCGTGGAACCGATCATCAATATGAGACTTCTCTACAGTTGAATCACTGTATCGTAATTTGCTCCTATCGTCTTTATTTCTCTCATCCTTAGATTTTTCGGGATACCTATCAGAAACTCTCTCCACCTTCTCGACTGAGCGCTCTCTTCCATATCTTTCTATTGATCTGTCTCTTGTTCTTTCTACTGAAGGATCATCTCCACGGGACTTTTCAGGGCGCTCAACCCGGTCTCTGTAGTCCCTATCATACCTTTCATTTACTTTATCTTTTGTTCTATCCAAAAGTTTGTCTGAGCCTCTGTAACCACTTTGTTCATCTGTTCCTAATTTATCAACATCTACAGATCGTGGGTCCATGGATCTATCTTTGTCAGAGATACGAAAATCCCCATCTACATCCCTGATTTCACCATCTCCTTTCCGGCGTTTACCTTGTCTGTCTGGTTCTTCTGCGGGACTAGCTCTTTTTTGCAGCTTATCACTAGATCTAGAACCACCGGCAGAACTTTCATGCCTGGGAGAATGAGCAAGTCTGGAAGAAGAGGATCTGGCAACATCAAGAGCTTCAGTGCCATCATCCTTCACTGATGAAGCCCTAGCATCAGATGTCCTCCCAACCCCACTCTCTGCCTTCGATTCATTAGTGTGACTATCTGAAGCTTTTACCGATAAGGACGAGCCTTTAGTTAATGAACTTTGTGTATTACCGTTTGGCATAACGGAAGAAGGTGCATTGGAAGAACTTCCATGCCTACCACCATCTGTTGCATGAACTGGAAGCTCCCTTTCATTTGTCGAAGACCCAGGATTCTTGCCAGCAGCTTTTCCTGATCTAGTTTCATCTTTTGAGATATCTTGTTTTGGTGCTTTATTAAGAGACGCAACAGGCGCTGATCGTTTTGCTGGAACTCTTAACTGTTAACATGATAATATAAAAAGTCATAATTCAATAGGCACACACACACAATCGAATGCTCACTAAAACTATAATTTAATACTACCTCCGATTCAGAAGAGGTctttgaaacaacttttgatgaGCCCTCATCCAACATCCTACTTAAGTCATCACCTGGTTTCTGACTTTCCACCATTCTTAAGGATCCTGAATTCACAGAAGTTGAGGGTACCAGTGGCTGGGAATCTGGCCCGTTCAATGTTGTGCCTTTCAGTTTCCCATGCCCAAGCTCAGATTTTGGAACAGAGAGACCATCTATTTTATCCGTTCTCACATCAGTAGTTCTTGACCTCAATGAATGATCTTTGGCCATATTTCCAGAATCTGAATTAGGGTTGGTTAATGCAGTGGTCTTCCCTCCACCAGGTTCATTTTGGGAGAGATAAATGGAATTATTTTGGCTAGCAGCTAAATTACCAGCCGAAGGCTTTGATGCAAGAGATGGTGCAATCTTTAATTCAAGGTAACCCATGCCAAATTCTTCATCCGTAACCCATGAAGGCTGCAGAATGAAAGAACGTCAATTAAGCAATTAAGTTTGAGAAGGTAAACACACAACAGAAAAACCCAGAAAACCTTTCTAGCAGCCAAGGCTGCAGCAACGCCAGTAGCTAAAACCTTCAAATCTTCTCTTTCATCGCTTTTGATCTTGGCAACCTACATGAAGAGGAAgaattcttagttttttttttttttttaattccaaacATAACTTTCATTATCGGGAGAGGAAATACAAAAGGAGGAAGAATTCTTAATTGACACTAACAAAGTGAAATTTTTCTTACCCGTTTCTCAAGGTTGATCCCACTCTTTCTAGTGACGGGAAACACATTGGAAATTTTTGTTAACATTATAAGAGCATTTCTAATTTCCATGTATTCAGTAGATTCCAAGCATTGTATCAGTAACCGTGTAATTCTTTGACTCCACTTCCAATGAACCTATAAGAAAAACAATTAACGGATTATTAGATAGTGACAGAAATATATACGTACGTAAAAGTTTaaaccaaatatatatatatatatatattatacttgAAATGGGACATTGGATCCCCAATACATTGAAAGTTGAATGATAaaggaattaaaattgaaaattctctATGAGTAGAGAAAAACTCAAGATCTATATGACCACAGAATAATGAAAGAAGCCAATCCTGGAGAAACCAAGCCAAAGAAGATAATCTTGCAAGGTAATTTAGATTACTGGAGTTACACTACAGAACTGACCGGAGTTACACCCCTACAGCAAATTAGTTATCTGATAGAGCGCTAAGAGGGGGAAGAGCGATTGCTTTTTACGTCATAATAGATTTATGTATAGGATATATTATTTTCCCACTAGTGCATTTCCTATATATCTCAAGAGATACAGTCTAATAGAACAACTTAATCCTAAACAAGAATTGGAAAAGAACTACATAATTCAAGCAACCTATTATCAATCTTCATTAAAATGTACATAGTATATGCAAAAAGCAATCAAAAGATGAAAATGGCAGAAATTCAAGTACCTTGATGAACTGGCCGTACGTTACTCTTTGGCTATTTGGATACCTATAATAGACAGCGAATCCAGGCATATTTCCACATTCACGTTCATAAATGGATTCATCACTCTGACAAAACGATTGATCAACATGAACAACTGAAGATGGGGAAGAACCCAGTAACAGAATTCAAGCACTTTGCTGAATGATGTATAACTTTTTTAACTTCATTTGGTCTTGATCATGATAAAGAAAGATTAAGTGATCAATTACCTTCCAATGATATGCTATCTTTAGTGTCTCATATAAAAACCTTCCAAGCCTGCCGGCTTCATATTCCGTACAGCAGCATATCATGGGTTGCAAGGTTTTACATATCAAAACATCAATATGGTTGACTGTATTGAAAAATGGTGTTCCAAGGGAATGAAGAGTGTGCACAAACATAGCACAGTAGACAGCGTCAGGCATACTGAATGTACAGCGAGGAAAAATACAACGCTGAAGGAACTCCATGTTAATTTTCAGAGTATCAGGACAGGAGCTCAACCACTTATCCTTTTCACGAGAAAGTCGTCTACGAACGGATGCAACATTTTCTTCATGCTTAACAAGTTCATTGGACAGGCGATCAAGAGATTCTTGAATTCTTTCTTTGTCTTTCTTCCTTTTGTTGATTGCAGAACTTGAGTTATCAGAGAGCTCTTCTAAAGCTTTAAGAGCAGAATGCTGCTTAGCAATTTCAGATTCATATCTACTCCGAGGAACATAAAGATCGTAGAGAGTGAGACCCCAAAATGTGGTATAGAGATCTGGAGACAAGCTATTCCAAGCTTTTGGAGGTAACATAGACTTCACAGTATCAAGCAGATCTGACCACCTATTGAAATAGAAGTTAAAGAAAATCAAACTATACCATCAAAATCACAAAAATGTTAAACTCCCTATTTCTGTACGTAATACATCTGACTAAAGTGTCAGAGTAGTGTGGCATTTCTGTACGTCAATGCTTCTGAATATCATTGATATATGAGAACAGGGATAAAACCCCCGAGAAAAATTACATCAGGGATTGCCCATTGCTCACTAAAAAGGATAAgctaaaatgactaaaaggatGCTTATGAATATCTTACATTTAGCCAAACTAACAACATAACGTTCTGTGGAATGAGAATCAATATCTTGTATGATTCCTCTGAATGCAAAAAGAAAAGGACACGAGGAGAGGTTATACTTCTCAGCAGTTGAGGGAGAGATTACAACAGTGAAGGAGTAAGAAGTCGAAGGAGAAATAACACTTCTCAGAATCCTTAATATTATGTgcccaataataataataataataaaatcattttaGTTCTAAACTCAGATCCTATCACAGTATTAAGGAACTACATGTTATCAATAGCCTTTAATTGTGCATagtttaatcatcaaaatataGAATAAAGTGAACAAGCAAATCGAGTACATTTACGTCTCTAAAGCCAAAAAAGCAAAGGTCCAAGCATGTAAGAAAAGTGAGCTTCAAAAGAAATAGATCTCTTACCTCACAGGTTTCTGTAAAGAACCAAGATCCAATACAACATCAGCAGAACATTCTGCAGGTTCCAGATCAGAATTATTGCCTACAACATTTGCATCATTTCCATCCAGTGGCCAGAAGATATCAGAACCACCCTGACACTTAAATAGCCTCATTATTGGCCGAAAAATCAGGAAAGCAACCTACAAAAGGGAAAAAGAGTCATCCAGAAGTACTTTAAGAGCATGCAAAAGAACTTTAAAGCATATATATTGAGAATTTAAATCTCATAAATAAAGAATAGACAAATATCAAGAGTAGTTCAATTATGAGAAAACACAcgcacacacaaaaaaaaacccCAAGAAAACAGAAGCCATATGATAATGACACAAGCAAACGGACCTCAGGATCTAGATGATAAAGATGGGCAAGATCGTTGAGTGAGGGAATCAACTGAGCATAAGCCGAAGCAGGTGTAACTGCACTGCTAAGAAATTCCACATATTGAAGCAGAGTTCCATGACATCTATCAAACTGCTCGCTGACCATCTTTATATAAGGA
Proteins encoded:
- the LOC120067831 gene encoding putative clathrin assembly protein At4g02650, translating into MQRRFRRVLTTVKENCSVGYAKIVTASGYSDVDLIVIKATASNDSPLPEKYVQELLTIFAFSPPSYRSFTLSFSRRFRKTRCWRVGLKCLLLLHRLLQSVLDNTEFRLHLLRSRANGSISFHQHQIREDEDYSSFIRSYARLLDESLNSDLFYYTKTPDDSSGNEANGTISSRINEINRVIEISKPMQNLIDKVIDCKPVGRAAQSFTVRLAMKHIVRESFNCYQSLSREIDSTEDSLLQLPYRSCIAAMEIYKKAGIQADRLSELYDWCKLMEVCSIHEFPDINRIPEARIEALEASVGRMWQVTESSSSCTSSSASKSSTTGSPATGSENGVKERTRGKPLMELEERSWEDLLEASASFTLEWDSFWECNREAERMEFFDPPLNPFHHHSFFPTNTTK
- the LOC120093019 gene encoding THO complex subunit 2, with amino-acid sequence MALPPVECMYVVESNLREWKSGNSSFRVPQPVPVLRFLYELCWTMVRGELPFQKCKAALDSVEFSDKVSAEELGSTLADVITQLAQDITLAGEYRARLLKLAKWLVESAFVPLRLFQERCEEEFLWEAEMIKIKAQELKNKEVRVNTRLLYQQTKFNLLREESEGYAKLVTLLCRVTDASDNSFPGSTIGIIKSLIGHFDLDPNRVFDIVLECFELQPENRVFVELIPIFPKSHASQILGFKFQYYQRIEVNSPVPFGLYKLTALLVKEKFIDLDSIYAHLLPKEDEAFEHYGSFSSKRLDEATRIGKINLAATGKDLMDDEKQGDVSIDLFAALDMESEAVNERSPELENNQTLGLLTGFLSVGDWCHAHVLFDRLSPLNPVEHLPICNSLFRLIEESISSAYSIVRQNPYQSLGASSGTSIDTFDTTNLPVGGSFIDLPRELFQMLTAAGPYLYRDTILLQKVCRVLRGYYASAIEFVNSVESGPNLELVMPAGNRVPHLHLKEARLRIEEALGTCLLPSLQLIPANPAVGQGIWEVMNLLPYEVRYRLYGEWERDDEKIPMVLAARQTAKLDTRRILKRLAKENLKQLGRMVAKLAHANPMTVLRTIVHQIEAYRDMITPVVDAFKYLTQLEYDILEYVVIERLAQGGRDKLKDDGLNLSDWLQSLASFWGHLCKKYPSMELRGLFQYLVNQLKKGQGIELVLLQELVQQMANVQYTENLTEEQLDAMAGSETLRFQATSFGVTRNNKALIKSSNRLRDSLLPKDEPKLAVPLLLLIAQHRSLVVINADAPYIKMVSEQFDRCHGTLLQYVEFLSSAVTPASAYAQLIPSLNDLAHLYHLDPEVAFLIFRPIMRLFKCQGGSDIFWPLDGNDANVVGNNSDLEPAECSADVVLDLGSLQKPVRWSDLLDTVKSMLPPKAWNSLSPDLYTTFWGLTLYDLYVPRSRYESEIAKQHSALKALEELSDNSSSAINKRKKDKERIQESLDRLSNELVKHEENVASVRRRLSREKDKWLSSCPDTLKINMEFLQRCIFPRCTFSMPDAVYCAMFVHTLHSLGTPFFNTVNHIDVLICKTLQPMICCCTEYEAGRLGRFLYETLKIAYHWKSDESIYERECGNMPGFAVYYRYPNSQRVTYGQFIKVHWKWSQRITRLLIQCLESTEYMEIRNALIMLTKISNVFPVTRKSGINLEKRVAKIKSDEREDLKVLATGVAAALAARKPSWVTDEEFGMGYLELKIAPSLASKPSAGNLAASQNNSIYLSQNEPGGGKTTALTNPNSDSGNMAKDHSLRSRTTDVRTDKIDGLSVPKSELGHGKLKGTTLNGPDSQPLVPSTSVNSGSLRMVESQKPGDDLSRMLDEGSSKVVSKTSSESELRVPAKRSAPVASLNKAPKQDISKDETRSGKAAGKNPGSSTNERELPVHATDGGRHGSSSNAPSSVMPNGNTQSSLTKGSSLSVKASDSHTNESKAESGVGRTSDARASSVKDDGTEALDVARSSSSRLAHSPRHESSAGGSRSSDKLQKRASPAEEPDRQGKRRKGDGEIRDVDGDFRISDKDRSMDPRSVDVDKLGTDEQSGYRGSDKLLDRTKDKVNERYDRDYRDRVERPEKSRGDDPSVERTRDRSIERYGRERSVEKVERVSDRYPEKSKDERNKDDRSKLRYSDSTVEKSHIDDRFHGQSLPPPPPLPPHMVPQSVNSGRREEDPDRRFGTTRHAQRLSPRHEEKERRRSEENLISQDDAKRRREEEFRERKREERDVGMSLKVDDREREREKANLLKEDMDASAASKRRKLKREHLSLVEAGEYSPVGPPQPPMGGGVSQSYDGRERGDRKGVMMQRAGYLDDPGLRIHGKEVVNKMTRREADLMHDREWDDEKRMRADQKRRHRK